A part of Halobacillus shinanisalinarum genomic DNA contains:
- the cmpA gene encoding cortex morphogenetic protein CmpA — protein sequence MPHWLRKQMFNAFLNKDKYQIKMLNQCWYFYHHRFK from the coding sequence TTGCCACATTGGCTTCGTAAACAGATGTTCAATGCCTTTTTAAATAAAGATAAATATCAGATCAAAATGCTGAATCAATGTTGGTACTTTTACCATCATCGATTTAAATAA
- a CDS encoding SprT family protein, which translates to MSINQQHLQKWTNRISQEFFGKPYVDHVTFNPRLRTTGGRYIPSKRVIELNPKYLMEMNEEEFVGIIKHELCHYHLHIEGKGFAHKDRAFKELLKKTGSPRHCKPLPSEEKKKHVYICTHCANEYVRRKRINIEKYRCGKCMGELKKS; encoded by the coding sequence ATGTCGATAAATCAACAACACTTACAGAAGTGGACGAACAGAATATCGCAGGAATTTTTCGGGAAACCATATGTAGATCATGTAACCTTCAATCCCAGATTGAGAACAACAGGAGGGAGGTACATCCCTTCAAAGAGAGTTATTGAATTAAACCCAAAATACTTAATGGAAATGAATGAAGAAGAATTCGTCGGCATTATTAAACACGAGCTTTGCCATTATCATTTGCACATCGAGGGAAAAGGATTCGCTCATAAAGACCGAGCATTTAAGGAACTCTTAAAAAAGACAGGGTCTCCAAGGCACTGTAAGCCGCTACCTTCTGAAGAAAAGAAGAAACATGTTTACATATGTACGCATTGTGCAAATGAGTATGTTCGAAGGAAAAGAATAAATATAGAAAAATACCGATGT